The following is a genomic window from Pecten maximus chromosome 19, xPecMax1.1, whole genome shotgun sequence.
GGTAAGGGGACTTAAGTATAAGTCACGATTCGATCTTGAAACTTAGTTTTGTTGATCAAATCTAATTTCAATTTGCGATTTTGCTGGTTAACTGTTTTATCtatgtattacatacatatacatgtcttCTATCATATCATCAATATAGAGGAGCTTACTCTCGTTGTTAcgcaatatgaaatttatttaacGAGTTTACTAATTTGTTAACTATGTGTGCCATAAACGAGGTCACTAAATACTATATTTAACAGCGAggagtgtaagattctgtttatcacataattcgtatttatgagaaaaaaaaggaaaaacatctCCAATCAGTTTCAATACAAGAAAGTATTTTGACTCGAACGGTATGATTTTTCTACAGAGACAATCGTGCTTAATCATGAATTAATTCTAACGTCTGAAATGAGAAATGTTCTGCCGTCAGCCAAATATCTTTATAAAGTTATACGGGTATACTTGAGttcataatatataacacatgtacacataataaattatatatatttgtaaaaaaaaaaacaaaaaaaaaacaaaaacaaaaaaaataaataaataaactaaaataaaatttcGTAACGAGGTCAATGGATAGCAAAACATGGACGTGACGTACCTTCCAATGTCCCTTTCACAGTCCGGTGCTCCtacaaaatatcagttttatgtAAAAACAATGAGATGGCCTGGGCATGATCCATCACGGACTTCCGAGACATAGCTGAACGTGGTGGTGTCGATTCCTATGAGGATTACACAGGCCCTGTACATACTGGGAGGTGTTCAGAACCATCTCATTGATCTGTTACCAGCTTGTAACTAGAAGGCCAGAGAGACGCACGATTGTAGTTAATTACAAGTGGGCAGAACTTCgctatatatacaacacatttagaaatctatttttagatatcTTTTGATATTCGACTGAAAATTAAAAGGGAAATAATGTTACCAATGTTTATGAAAGGTTTATGTTTTACGTCGTAGCTTTGATGCAAATATACAAGTAGCGATATATGATTAGATAGAACGTAAGAGGGTCAAACTTTAAGTCGTGATGTGTTTCAAATAAAGAGATGTAGAATGGTACAAATTATGTCGGTGGATGAAAGTTCAAAGAATCTTGCAAACAGGTGAATGGcacattttcattatttaccaaataaatataacaaaaatgtacTACCAAAGGTGTACAAATCTAGAAGGAATCTAGGGCCATCAAAATGGGCCGAACaaacgaaaaacaaacaaaaataacaggGAATACCAATATAGCAACGAAATTGTAATTCTAATAAAAAATCTATAATTCAAAATCTATAATTCAAAATCGATAATTCAAAATCTATAATTCAAAATCGATAATTCAAAATCTATAATTCAAAATCGATAATTCAAAATCTATCATTCAAAATCGATAATTCAAAGTCGATaattcaaaatcgataaaacgaaaacagaatacaaacaaatacatagaTCTGAATGGAGACTTAGAAAAGGATGATCGCGTATTAATCCTACAATTTGATCAACTGTACACGTATTTGTTGTCGTAAGAACATAACTCACGTGTATACAATCTGAATTCACACATGTCATGCTGGGTAACGGCAAATCTTGGGACTAAAGCCTACCAGTAGAACACCAAACAATCTCAAATGGTTGTACAAAATACGGATAGGAGTATATCACAATTGAACGCGAATACAgttatgtatacattacatgATCTATATGAATATGTATCATCGTTAGATATGAAttcatgaataaataaaaattaatgaatGCAAAACAGTTTTATACAGCTGTTACATGCACGTTGTCCTAAGACTTGTTTGTGATTCAATAAGGGATTCTGCTGGTTTCCGTTGCTTCGCGATCAGCCGTTTTATATTTcgtgttttgtatttatttggTCGCTGTTGGCTTTCCGTTTGTGTTGGTTTGTCATTGATATTTGTCTCagtgtttactgtatacatatacagtttaaaaaataaaaacatgccTCTTTATCCTTGAcgctgtccctgtgtgttgacattccTCCGTACTCTTTATCCTTGAcgctgtccctgtgtgttgacattccTCCGTACTCTTTATACTTGAcgctgtccctgtgtgttgacattccTCCGTACTCTTTATACTTGACGCTGTCTCTGTGTGTTGACATTCCTCCGTACTCTTTATACTTGAcgctgtccctgtgtgttgacattccTCCGTACACTTTATACTTGAcgctgtccctgtgtgttgacattccTACGTACACTTTATACTTGAcgctgtccctgtgtgttgacattccTCCGTACACTTTATCCTTGAcgctgtccctgtgtgttgacattccTCCGTACACTTTATACTTGAcgctgtccctgtgtgttgacattccTCCGTACACTTTATACTTGACGccgtccctgtgtgttgacattccTCCGTACTCTTTATCCTTGACGCTGTCCCTTTGTGTTGACATTCCTCCGTACACTTTATCCCCGAcgctgtccctgtgtgttgacattccTCCGTACACTTTATACTTGACGCTGTCCCTGTGTATTGACATTCCTCCGTACACTTTATCATTTAcgctgtccctgtgtgttgacatttcTCGTACACTTTATACTTGAcgctgtccctgtgtgttgacattccTCCGTACACTTTATACTTGAcgctgtccctgtgtgttgacattccTCCGTACACTTTATACTTGAcgctgtccctgtgtgttgacattccTCCGTACACTTTATCCTTGAcgctgtccctgtgtgttgacattccTCCGTACACTTTATACTTGACGCTGTCTCTGTGTGTTGACATTCCTTCGTACACTTTATCCTTGAcgctgtccctgtgtgttgacattccTCCGTACTCTTTATACTTGAcgctgtccctgtgtgttggcATTCCTCCGGACACTTTATACTTGAcgctgtccctgtgtgttgacattccTCCGTACACTTTATACTTGACGTTGTCTCTGTGTGTTGACATTCTCCATACTCTTTATACTTGAcgctgtccctgtgtgttgacattccTCCGTACACTTTATACTTGACGCTGTCTCTGTGTGTTGACATTCCTCCGTACACTTTATACTTGAcgctgtccctgtgtgttgacattccTCCGTACACTTTATACTTGAcgctgtccctgtgtgttgacattccTCCGTACACTTTATCATTTAcgctgtccctgtgtgttgacatttcTCGTACACTTTATACTTGACGCTGTCTCTGTGTGTTGACATTCCTTCGTACACTTTATACTTGAcgctgtccctgtgtgttgacattccTCCGTACACTTTATACTTGAcactgtccctgtgtgttgacattccTCCGTACACTTTATCGTTTAcgctgtccctgtgtgttgacatttcTCGTACACTACTTGACGCTGTCTCTGTGTGTTAACATTCCTTCGTACACTTTATACTTGAcgctgtccctgtgtgttgacattccTCTGTACACTTTATACTTGACGCTGTCTCTGTGTGTTGACATTCCTCCGTACTCTTTATCCTTGAcgctgtccctgtgtgttgacattccTCCGTACACTTTATACTTGAcgctgtccctgtgtgttgacattccTCTGTACACTTTATACTTGACGCTGTCTCTGTGTGTTGACATTCCTTCGTACACTTTATACTTGAcgctgtccctgtgtgttgacattccTCCGTACACTTTATACTTGAcactgtccctgtgtgttgacattccTCCGTACACTTTATACTTGAcgctgtccctgtgtgttgacattccTCCGTACACTTTATCCTTGAcgctgtccctgtgtgttgacattccTCCGTACACTTTATACTTGAcactgtccctgtgtgttgacattccTCCGTACACTTTATACTTGAcgctgtccctgtgtgttgacatttcTCGTACACTTTATACTTGACGCTGTCTCTGTGTGTTGACATTCCTTCGTACACTTTATACTTGACGCTGTCTCTGTGTGTTGACATTCCTCCGTACACTTTATACTTGAcgctgtccctgtgtgttgacattccTCCGTACACTTTATCATTTACGCTGTCCCTATGTGTTGGCATTTCTCGTACACTTTATACTTGACGCTGTCTCTGTGTGTTGACATTCCTTCGTACACTTTATACTTGAcgctgtccctgtgtgttgacattccTCCGTACACTTTATACTTGAcgctgtccctgtgtgttgacattccTCCGTACACTTTATACTTGAcgctgtccctgtgtgttgacattccTCCGTACACTTTATCATTTAcgctgtccctgtgtgttgacattccTCCGTACACTTTATCCTTGAcgctgtccctgtgtgttgacattccTCCGTACTCTTTATACTTGAcgctgtccctgtgtgttgacattccTCCGTACTCTTTATCCTTGACCCTGTCTCTGTTTGTTGACATTCCTCCGTACACTTCATACTTGAcactgtccctgtgtgttgacattccTCCGTACTCTTTATCCTTGACCCTGTCTCTGTTTGTTGACATTCCTCCGTACACTTTATACTTGAcgctgtccctgtgtgttgacattccTCCGTACACTTTATACTTGAcgctgtccctgtgtgttgacattccTCCGTACTCTTTATCCTTGACCCTGTCTCTGTTTGTTGACATTCATCCGTACACTTTATACTTGAcactgtccctgtgtgttgacattccTCCGTATTCTTTATACTTGACCCTGTCTCTGTTTGTTGACATTCCTCCGTACACTTTATACTTGAcgctgtccctgtgtgttgacattccTCCGTACTCTTTATCCTTGAcgctgtccctgtgtgttgacattccTTCGTACTCTTTATACTTGACGCTGTCCCTGTGCGTTGACATTCCTCCGTACTCTTTATCCTTGAcgctgtccctgtgtgttgacattccTCCGTACTCTTTATACTGGACGCCGTCCCTGTGCGTTGACATTCCTTCGTACTCTTTATACTTGACGCTGTCCCTGTGCGTTGACATTCCTCCGTACTCTTTATCCTTGAcgctgtccctgtgtgttgacattccTCCGTACACTTTATACTGGACGCCGTCCCTGCGTGTTGACATTCCTCCGTACACTTTATCCTTGAcactgtccgtgtgtgttgacaTTCCTCCGTACACTTTATACTTGAcgctgtccctgtgtgttgacattccTCCGTACACTTTATACTTGACGccgtccctgtgtgttgacattccTCCGTACACTTTATCCTTGAcactgtccgtgtgtgttgacaTTCCTCCGTACACTTTATACTTGAcgctgtccctgtgtgttgacattccTCCGTACACTTTATACTTGAtgctgtccctgtgtgttgatatTCCTCCGTACACTTTATACTTGACGccgtccctgtgtgttgacattccTCCGTACACTTTATACTTGACGCTGTCCCTGTTTGTTGACATTCCTCCGTACTCTTTATCCTTGAcgctgtccctgtgtgttgacattccTCCGTACTCTTTATACTTGAcgctgtccctgtgtgttgacattccTCCGTACTCTTTATACTTGAcgctgtccctgtgtgttgacattccTACGTACACCTTATCCTTGGTGTTGCCGGTTTACGTTTTATCATTGATTGTCTCGCGACGCTGCCATTTCCTGTCAATTTCTTGTGTTTTATCCTTGCtactttcattttttatgtattctAAACTTCCATTGACCTTGTGAGGTGGTACCTTAATTTACCCTCAATCTTTGACGAAATCTTGATTTAGCCATTTTACGTCCTTTGTACTTCTTGACGCTGTGATACGTCTATATAGCTTTCATCTTGATGTACATTtcaccattatatatatttcaccattatatatatttcaccattatatatatttcacaattaTGTATATTTCGCCATTATGCATATTTCACATTCTTATACATTTCACGTTTTcataaattttacttttatgtATATGTCACATTTATGTAAATTTCACcattatgtatatttcatcattatgtatattttaccattatgtatatttcacctttatgtatattttaccattatgtatatttcatcattatgtatattttaccattatgtatatttcacctttatgtatatttcaccattatgtatatttcatcattatgtacagtatatttcaCCATTGTGTATATTTCACCATTATGTATATTTCACCATTATGTATATTTCACCATTAGGTATATTTCACCATTGTGTATATTTCACCATTATGTATATTTCACCTTTATGTATATTTCACcattatgtatatttcatcattatgtacagtatatttcaccattgtgtatatttcaccattatgtatatttcacctttatgtatatttcatcattatgtatatttcatcattatgtatatttcatcattatgtatatttcatctTTATGATTGTTTCTTTcaccttttatatatatacatttcaccttttcataaattttacttttatatatatttcacctttatgtatatttcacctttatgtatatttcatcattatgtatattttaccattatgtatatttcatcattatgtatatttcatctTTATGTAAATTTCATCTTTATGATTGGTTTCTTTcaccttttatatatatatatttcacctTTATGTACATTTCATCtctatctacattgtatatttcatttttacgcTTATTTCACCCTTAGTTCCTTATTATGTTCCTTTTACCTTTATGTACATGACATCCTTATGTATATTCATGTACCTTGACGTACTTTGATTGAAGCCGTGATTGTTGATATGCCATGTACTTCAGCATTGGTGCTGTAATgctatgtacatatgtacatagtCACCCAAATGTATTTATGACCTTTCCGATTCCTAAAAggacatttttttctaatttgcGTCATCGTAATGCTTTGCCGCCTCTGTGATCATGTGTTATAACCATAATGATGTTATCAACCGTCATCTGTATCTCctttaatacatttgtatctttaATTTACGTTTTATGTTTAACGAACGTATTCATGGACTAAGAAGAATTGTAACGAATTTCATCTGGATGATTACAGCTTATGATGAAAAGAATTTAAATGTCACGATTCGAATTAAATCTAGAAATGCATAATTGAATCAAGATGGTTTTGTTGCctttaaaacatgtatttaaatatttatttttttaatcatacctttgaattttttaaagcaACGCAGTTTATTTTTgtacagtaaacaaaatataatcgCTGGcattatttgattaattttcctCGGTAATAGTACTTATTTAGATGTCACAGAAACTACAAAAAACAGTCGTAGCAAAATCAACGCGATATCAGCAGAGATGGAAGCCAGTTAATTAATGTCGTGATCATTCCATAGCATAATGAAACGGTAACTCTGCTTAATAGTAACAGGTTTTAAAATGAGCAATTTTTGTATTCAAAGTATCAACAGAAATAGAAAATGTTTCAAatgtgacaaaaatgacaattcAGAAAGAATTGACGTGATAGCAGGGTACTGCTTGTTTGTTGGGTGAAAATATCGCTCAGCcaacagccaatgtcattttGAGTCTCCTTGGTCTTcgttgcaagttcgaaacccacgtggggcagttgtctggtacagaccgtaggccggtggtttttctccgggtactccggctttccttcatctctaaaaccaggcacgtccttaaatgatcctggctgttaaaaaAACGCCTTGAAATAGTTTGAGGGTGACATTCCCAGCAACACACTGGAGGAAAACCACAGAATATTTGCGGGTAAAGTGTTCCGCCAATGACACAACCACGACTTTACCGAACCGTCATGATTTCTTCCTCCTGAGAAACACAAGCCAACCTATAGGGATCGTACCACACAaagatatacctatatgatatgATGATTCACAATCCAACGAATTGTGTTCTCGCCAGTTTTAGATTCTTCTTGATCCAAAATTTGTCACCTCTAATGTCACTGAGGAAGAATGAAGATGCTGTACGATGAAATGGGTGGACGGCACGTGAGCCATTTCAGTGTAGTGACAACATACAATGAGTACAATGTCCACCAGTTGGCCGGTCATTCATGAACACCGCCTTCAAATATCTGATTATTTTAAAACGACTTAAAACAATACtaaaaagatgttttatttCGAGAAACATATCAACATATCTGATAGTTGTAGGTTTTTGGTccttattatttatttatttgaatgcTTCGCTATAGAAACCATCGCTCTTATGATTGTACATGTCACAATTACTAGTTCAAAACTCTTGCCTCCAAATCAATCAATGATAAAGTCGTCGAGATTTTAAATTATGTccatgaaatatcaaattaaacaaaacgCTCGAtcttttaacatatttttgagGTCATTTATCCTTTTATATGCCCTCATTACATTGCCAGGAACCTGAAGAAGGCTGCTTTATTTTTCCGTGGCGTATGTCAGAAACAAACACAAGCGATATAGCGACCTAAATATACTAATGACTAAACAAGATATTGACTTACATCTCTTTTGATGGCGTGTTAAATCTTTACTTACAAAGGTACTCGATATATAGAGACAATAGTTCACTCGTTTCGGGGAGATTAAAGGAAAACCTGTACAATGAAAAACGCGAGGATTAATCATatgacaaaattaaaaaatatttttgttttcatggaATTTTCGATGGTTCAGATAATTCATTAAAGTAAGATGAGAAAACGTTTTATAACAATGCAAAGGACATCCGCCGACGGACTGGAGCGGTCCGGAATCTTTATTTCAAAGAAACACTTATTGTTTCATTACTACGGGCTTCATATTTATCATAATGAAGATTTATTAGTATTTTATTAAAGTATACATTTTCCAACTTTTAATCATATTAACTTACACAAAGGCTGACCAGTCAATTAATTACTTTCAGAGTTAATTAATTCATAGGGGGACTTAACAGAAGCTATCGTTGCTTGGCTTCCTGTGCCATCTTACACCGCTACTATCTCCGTAACTGAATATAATACTGAAATACTCAATTATTTGTTATAGAAATAGTATAGAGTGCAATTCTCCAAACGCAAAGAATGCTAAAAAGATTTTCGCTCAAATGAGATTAttactaaaataagattactaATGATATATGATTACCGTTAAATAAGATCACCGCTGGAATTTAAACATGATACAATTCGAGTCGACACTATGTCGTGGACGTGTTTCGGAAAGACTAAGTAAAATTGAACGACAATTTCAGTAACAGGCACATCTGCCCTGTCGATTTTATCGACATCAGAACGAGACAGTTATGTTTCCCATGAAGGTTCAGCATGGAAAGTGAAGAAGGGCGTATCACGTAtcactatatacactatataaccTAGTTACAGACACGATAGTCTTCCTTACATGAGCAATTCCGTAACTCAAAGACCAAAATAAGCCAGTTCAGCAGGATGGGAAATGCACCGACAACGAGTGGGAGAAAAGTGATGTATTGAGCCATTTACAATGTTTGTGATGATGTCAGGTCTGAGGCCACTACTAGGAACAAAAACTATTACGCTGGCAGGAATCATTCCTAATTGGtctaaatattttattaattagatTGTTATTTTAAGAATAAACCGAGTAAAGACATTATTCATAATAGAAGTCTTCTAAATAAAGAGTTATCTCTAGCTTCAACCTAGAAACATCATCTTGCTCATTAAAATAGATTGGCTTAGCTTTGATCAaatttgaatgaataaaatGTGCAATTCGCTGTAATTACTTTCTGATCTGTGTTCAATAATCAATACAACATCATTAGTAAAGGGTAAAACAAATGC
Proteins encoded in this region:
- the LOC117317456 gene encoding uncharacterized protein LOC117317456; the protein is MSIHRDSVKYKVYGGMSTHRDSVGDKVYGGMSTQRDSVKDKEYGGMSTHRDGVKYKVYGGMSTHRDSVKYKVYGGMSTHRDSVKDKVYGGMSTHRDSVKYKVYVGMSTHRDSVKYKVYGGMSTHRDSVKYKEYGGMSTHRDSVKYKEYGGMSTHRDSVKYKEYGGMSTHRDSVKDKEYGGMSTHRDSVKDKEACFYFLNCICIQ
- the LOC117317458 gene encoding uncharacterized protein LOC117317458, producing the protein MSTHRDSVKYKEYGGMSTHRDSVKYKEYGGMSTHRDSVKDKEYGGMSTNRDSVKYKVYGGMSTHRDGVKYKVYGGISTHRDSIKYKVYGGMSTHRDSVKYKVYGGMSTHTDSVKDKVYGGMSTHRDGVKYKVYGGMSTHRDSVKYKVYGGMSTHTDSVKDKVYGGMSTRRDGVQYKVYGGMSTHRDSVKDKEYGGMSTHRDSVKYKEYEGMSTHRDGVQYKEYGGMSTHRDSVKDKEYGGMSTHRDSVKYKEYEGMSTHRDSVKDKEYGGMSTHRDSVKYKVYGGMSTNRDRVKYKEYGGMSTHRDSVKYKVYG
- the LOC117317457 gene encoding uncharacterized protein LOC117317457 — encoded protein: MSTNRDRVKDKEYGGMSTHRDSVKYKVYGGMSTHRDSVKYKVYGGMSTNRDRVKDKEYGGMSTHRDSVKYEVYGGMSTNRDRVKDKEYGGMSTHRDSVKYKEYGGMSTHRDSVKDKVYGGMSTHRDSVNDKVYGGMSTHRDSVKYKVYGGMSTHRDSVKYKVYGGMSTHRDSVKYKVYEGMSTHRDSVKYKVYEKCQHIGTA